One genomic window of Deltaproteobacteria bacterium includes the following:
- a CDS encoding amidohydrolase family protein: protein MTSTRPHPISWMKTGQRDHTQLRIAYRGPLSGRDLRLHYGFDGWQEPVNEIKLEQLEPGLAVTEPLALAGHISLECVVTNGERWDNNQKADYRLWLDFEPLDAHMHVSGRGSGELGIASLRTAMASAGITHGIVSWVENRALDRLKSLATGLFPLVWVRPGETTRDEVRTRLCDGFIGLKLHPTVDDYRADDSELDPYLELAAEAGCPVACHSAPGDADPDHIRRLAERFPSVPVILYHTYLGPEEGRRRAAQHVREQQNLYLETSWCRWREVLQLVEETQAERVIFGSDASVDGPHHYCRHPPNVQGQETYNEGLVPLVRALGPAAARNVLGDNARRLFGLNGNSHG from the coding sequence ATGACATCGACGCGACCGCATCCCATCAGTTGGATGAAAACCGGACAGCGCGACCACACGCAACTCCGTATCGCTTATCGCGGCCCGCTCTCTGGTCGGGATCTTCGTTTGCATTACGGCTTCGATGGATGGCAAGAGCCGGTCAACGAGATCAAACTCGAACAACTCGAACCCGGACTTGCCGTGACCGAACCGCTGGCCCTGGCTGGACACATTTCCCTCGAATGCGTCGTGACCAATGGCGAAAGATGGGACAATAATCAGAAGGCCGATTATCGCTTATGGCTAGATTTCGAGCCACTGGACGCCCACATGCATGTCAGTGGCCGCGGGTCCGGTGAACTCGGGATCGCTAGCCTCCGCACGGCCATGGCGTCAGCCGGCATCACTCATGGCATCGTCTCGTGGGTGGAAAACCGCGCTTTGGATCGTCTCAAATCGCTCGCCACCGGACTCTTTCCCCTGGTGTGGGTCAGACCAGGAGAGACCACGCGCGACGAAGTGCGCACTCGGTTATGCGACGGTTTCATCGGACTCAAACTGCATCCTACGGTTGATGACTATCGTGCTGATGACTCGGAACTGGATCCCTACTTAGAGCTAGCGGCAGAGGCTGGTTGTCCTGTCGCGTGTCACAGTGCCCCGGGAGACGCGGACCCAGATCATATTCGGCGACTGGCTGAACGTTTTCCTTCGGTGCCTGTCATCCTCTATCACACCTATCTCGGCCCGGAAGAAGGGCGGCGGCGCGCCGCGCAGCATGTGCGGGAACAGCAGAATCTGTATCTGGAAACGTCCTGGTGTCGTTGGCGGGAAGTGTTGCAACTCGTCGAGGAGACTCAAGCGGAACGCGTGATCTTTGGGTCTGACGCCTCAGTTGATGGACCGCATCATTACTGTCGGCATCCGCCAAATGTGCAAGGGCAGGAAACGTATAACGAGGGGCTCGTGCCACTCGTGCGCGCGCTGGGTCCAGCGGCGGCTCGCAATGTGCTCGGCGATAATGCGCGCCGCCTCTTTGGCCTCAATGGCAACTCGCACGGCTAA
- a CDS encoding antibiotic biosynthesis monooxygenase, producing the protein MYTRLFYGTIQTGKENEALEVLREFVTRVKQQPGCLLGQLLQSGNEIVGISTWTTKEALAAYADGEVARELFTRITPLFMGRPTARSYEVKKSLSDPAMANPV; encoded by the coding sequence ATGTATACACGCCTATTTTATGGGACAATTCAGACGGGGAAAGAAAACGAAGCGCTAGAGGTGCTGCGCGAGTTCGTTACTCGCGTCAAGCAACAGCCAGGGTGCCTGCTTGGCCAGCTTTTACAAAGCGGCAACGAGATCGTCGGCATTAGCACCTGGACGACGAAAGAAGCGCTGGCCGCGTATGCGGACGGTGAGGTGGCACGTGAACTCTTTACGCGCATCACGCCCCTTTTCATGGGCAGGCCAACGGCGCGCAGCTATGAGGTCAAGAAGAGTTTGTCGGACCCGGCCATGGCGAATCCAGTGTAA